TGTAAACCCTCAGGTTAAAGCCTTTGGTGAACAAATGGTTGCAGACCACTCCAAAGCTGCAGATGAACTGAAATCAATAGCGGCTGCCAAGAATATTACATTACCTGATAGCGTGGGTGTAGACTACAAGAAAGATATAGATGATATCAGCAAAAAGACCGGCAAAGATTTCGATAAGGCTTACGTAAATGAAATGGTAAAAGACCATAATGATGCGGTAGACCTGTTCAGGAAAGCGAGTGATGACGTAACTGATCCTGAGCTGAAAGCTTTTGCAGCGAAAACACTGCCTACTTTAGAAGCGCATCAGACACATGTAAAGACACTTGATAGCTTGCTGAAGAAAAACAAGTAAACA
This window of the Chitinophaga sancti genome carries:
- a CDS encoding DUF4142 domain-containing protein; the protein is MKRLSYVAATLMTVWMLQSCGGGNTESKHEDAVDSAQAVNKETAPVDQSSSDFAVKAADAGMKEIALGKIAQEKGVNPQVKAFGEQMVADHSKAADELKSIAAAKNITLPDSVGVDYKKDIDDISKKTGKDFDKAYVNEMVKDHNDAVDLFRKASDDVTDPELKAFAAKTLPTLEAHQTHVKTLDSLLKKNK